Proteins found in one Desulfobotulus pelophilus genomic segment:
- the minD gene encoding septum site-determining protein MinD, with product MEGKIIVITSGKGGVGKTTATAALGAAIALEGKRVAVVDMDIGLRNLDVVMGLENRIVFNVVDLAKGRCKVKQASIKDRRIENLFLIPASQSDNKNTLSTDDMIRLCKKLREEFDIVLIDCPAGIEQGFENSVIGADEAVVVCTPEVSAVRDADRIIGLLYARSITPKLVVNRIVPRLVASGDMLSHKDVVDVLSIELIGLVCMDDFVITSTNTGTPIVLDRESRAGQAFRRIAMRLLGNTEIPIVDPLEDSKGFWNRISSKIGLRKA from the coding sequence TTGGAAGGAAAAATCATTGTCATCACATCCGGCAAAGGGGGAGTGGGCAAAACCACCGCTACCGCTGCTCTGGGTGCTGCCATTGCTCTGGAAGGCAAACGCGTGGCCGTGGTGGACATGGACATCGGCCTGCGAAACCTGGACGTGGTCATGGGACTTGAGAACCGTATCGTTTTCAATGTTGTGGATCTTGCCAAAGGACGCTGCAAAGTCAAACAGGCGTCCATTAAAGACCGGAGGATAGAAAACCTTTTTCTCATTCCTGCCTCACAGAGCGATAACAAGAACACCCTGAGTACCGATGATATGATCCGGCTGTGCAAAAAACTGCGCGAGGAATTTGACATCGTTCTGATTGACTGCCCGGCAGGCATTGAACAGGGCTTTGAAAACTCCGTCATCGGTGCGGACGAAGCCGTTGTCGTATGTACTCCCGAGGTTTCTGCCGTCCGCGATGCCGACCGCATCATCGGCCTGCTCTATGCGCGCTCCATAACGCCCAAGCTGGTTGTCAACCGCATTGTTCCAAGGCTTGTTGCCTCCGGTGACATGCTCAGCCACAAAGATGTGGTGGATGTTCTTTCCATTGAGCTGATCGGTCTTGTCTGCATGGACGATTTTGTCATCACCTCCACCAATACAGGCACACCCATTGTGCTGGACAGAGAATCACGGGCCGGACAGGCTTTCCGCCGTATTGCCATGCGGCTCCTCGGAAACACAGAAATACCCATCGTGGATCCCCTTGAAGACAGCAAGGGGTTCTGGAACCGTATCAGTTCCAAGATCGGTTTGCGCAAAGCCTGA
- a CDS encoding septum site-determining protein MinC, whose product MDQSVSLKGVGDGLRLHIGLPMPRNQLLSEIRPLFDRIRQLASGARITVDAAGEDPELLPFLKEFLTREYEVADVVPLKNNILRQKEIRKRQRDMDRSWENRKSDVLMMCGRVRSGQKIQAKGHLVLMGDVNPGGEVIAGGDILVLGSLSGIAMAGHPDNQEAIITALDFRPTLIRIGAEVSTGPFDTTGRNAFYAHLQENEILVTDYLGNPPFGRLPWPEAR is encoded by the coding sequence ATGGACCAGTCGGTATCCTTAAAAGGCGTAGGAGATGGTCTTCGACTGCATATCGGCCTTCCCATGCCCAGAAACCAGCTGCTGTCTGAAATCAGGCCTCTCTTTGACCGTATCCGCCAGCTGGCTTCCGGTGCCCGTATAACGGTAGATGCCGCCGGTGAAGATCCGGAACTACTGCCTTTTCTCAAAGAATTTCTCACCCGTGAATATGAAGTGGCCGATGTGGTTCCCCTGAAAAACAATATTCTGCGGCAGAAGGAAATCCGGAAAAGACAGCGGGACATGGACAGGTCCTGGGAGAACCGGAAAAGCGATGTCCTCATGATGTGCGGCCGTGTCCGTTCCGGTCAGAAGATTCAGGCAAAGGGGCACCTTGTACTCATGGGTGATGTCAATCCGGGTGGAGAGGTCATCGCGGGAGGCGACATTCTTGTTCTGGGAAGCCTCAGCGGCATAGCCATGGCCGGGCACCCGGACAATCAGGAGGCTATCATCACAGCCCTGGATTTTCGCCCTACCCTGATCCGCATCGGAGCCGAAGTCAGCACCGGCCCCTTTGACACCACTGGCCGCAACGCTTTTTATGCACATCTGCAGGAAAATGAAATTCTTGTGACGGATTACCTGGGTAATCCGCCCTTTGGCCGTCTGCCATGGCCCGAAGCCCGGTAA
- the minE gene encoding cell division topological specificity factor MinE, whose product MLNNFFSKIFGEKEPPPGEVAKKRLQFALVYDKLEVSDEMLQNLQNDIVDVLSKYFEIDRASLRLDITRQDDLSALVLNTPIIAAKKRRPGKNRDSG is encoded by the coding sequence ATGCTGAACAACTTTTTTTCCAAAATATTCGGGGAAAAAGAGCCACCTCCGGGGGAAGTTGCCAAAAAACGGCTTCAATTTGCCTTGGTCTATGACAAGCTGGAAGTTTCCGATGAAATGCTGCAGAACCTGCAGAACGATATTGTGGATGTCCTGTCCAAATACTTTGAAATAGACAGAGCATCCCTGCGCCTGGACATTACCCGGCAGGATGATCTTTCCGCACTGGTTCTGAACACACCCATTATTGCAGCCAAAAAACGCAGACCCGGAAAAAACAGGGACTCGGGATAA